The genomic region CAGCCCCGACGAGCTCAAGGCCGCCGGCCTCCAGTTCGCCAGCAAGATCTGATGTGGCCGTGCCGCTGAAGTGTCACGTTGGGCATTAGATTTgcaaatacatacatacatacataaacacaTAGCTCACTGCACAGTACAATTTGGTCGATGCTATTGTGATGTCTGTATGCCACATACTCTCTCAGTTTCTCCGCGCCTTTGAGGTTTCAATAAAGCCCGCACCCCTACGGTCAGTTCAATACACATTTGTTGGCATAAGCTTTTGTGAGGATGCTTTTGTGTGGCCGCTCTGGTGCCGGCGCCGTGATGGCCACCACAGCCGTGATCGCCGGTCTTCCTCGACTTGCGCCTGCGAGGGGGAGGAGACGGAGGTGCAccgtggcggcggcgatgggcgcgTCGGGgctggaggaggggaaggggaagacGGCGACGGTGAGGAGCAAGGCGTCCGGGGACGCGCTGGAGGTGTGCCGGGTGGTGAACGGGATGTGGCAGGTGAGCGGCGCGTCGTGGGGCCGCGCGGCGCCGGCGGCCGCCGTGGACGCCATGCTCGCCTACGCCGACGGCGGGCTCGCCACCTTCGACATGGCCGACATCTGTGAGTAGGATCGCCTCGCCTCCGCACGCTCTGGATCAGGCTTCCGCGTCCCGCGTGCGCACACGCTCGTGGCTCACGGCCGCTCGTTCCGTCTATTTTCCGTGCGATTTTGAGTTGCGGTGCCCAACTGTTTTAATGCCTCTGAATATCCATCTATTTTCGGTTTGCGAAGAAAGAAAAACCCAATGCTTTGCAAATTAAATCCGAAATGGCCGTCCCTTCGTTGGCCTCTTCATTTTGGCTTAGCAACAGAGTTTGCTTCAACTATGTCGCCATCTGCTTAACTTACATTATAATCTTCAAGGAGAAAAAACTAATCCCTTCATTCActgactactacatacagatgtatgtagacatattttagagcgtaagattcactcgttttgctttGTATGCAGTCCATATtcaaatctctaaaaggtcttatattcaggaacggagagagtacaaagTTAATACGAAATTATACTAAACCAACGGCACTTGTTTTGAGATGAGTAACTACGGTTTCGCCGGGCGTACGCGACGGTGAGATCTAATGCCGGGCGCTTCTTTCAATGGCCCTTACGAGTACGTGCAAAAAAAATCCTATTCTTTCAATGGCACTTACGGGTACGTGCAAAAAAAACTTTCCGATTGTCATCGGTAAGGTTAAACTCGACTCCGGTAGAGGAGCAACGGCAATGACATGTCAGATGGCTTATTATGTAGACATCGGCGATCGTTTTAGTGGTTTAGAAACCCAAATATAACCATCTTTGTATTGCTTTGCACTGCAAGTAACTTTTTTTCGGAATTACTTGCCGCAGAAATAGATGTATCCGGACGTATTTATGCCAATGTATGCGACAAGTAATTCTGTACGGATATGGTAGACTTGCAACCCTTTTCAAAAGGCGGTCCTCGTCACGTTGTAGCTTTGTCTTGGAAACTCGGGGGCATGGTTTTGTCGATGGCAAAAGACACGGATTTATTCTAGGTTTTCTCGACTAGGTTTTGTCCTGCGTGTCATGTTAGTCACTAAGTACAGTAATTTTTTCAGACCAAGTCACTAAGAGTAATTTACACAAGTTAATTTCTTTCTTTGTACTGAAGTCTGAAGCCACGAGCGCCTtatctctctcgcgcgcgcgccaACGCTGgctcgtgcccgtgcccgtgccagCCATGTCGTCGTCAGCAGCCCGCGCGCTCtcgccggcgcccccttccccgcGCCGCGTGCGGCCCGCGAGGTGCGCGGGGTTCGTGGGCCCGGCGGTGGAGTCGGCGTCCCCGGGCGCGAGGGCGGCGACGCTCGCCAGCAGCCGCGGCGGGACCGACTCGTCGCTGGCCATCTGCCGGGTGCTCAACGGCATGTGGCAGACCAGCGGCGGGTGGGGCCGCATCGACCGCGCCGACGCCGTCGACGCCATGCTCGCCTACGCCGACGCCGGCCTCTCCACCTTCGACATGGCCGACCACTGTCCGtagccccccacccacccacccacccatctCTCCGTGTGCAGTCTCTCTTAGGAATTTGCGCGAACACCTAGGGTGCATGTACATCGGGCCTCGTTTCCTACGGATAAATTGCTACTGTATGTCTAACGCTAGTGGGCTTGCTTGATGCCGTCTGATTGCTTCTTGAAAAATTGATGCATTCTAAGTTGAAGCTGCGATTTTCCTTCAAAATAAATAAACAGCATCAGTTAGGCTGGAGCAGATAGAGCACAGGATAGAACCGAAGAACAGAATTACAGTTTCAGTGTCAGGCAGAGTTGTAGCAGTAGTGGTTAGATAGAAGCAGAGGGGATACAGATTCAGAGTTTATAAACCCAACACCCACGCGACGCTGGCACCGGAACACATCCAGGAAACCAGCTGTGCTTACTCGAACGCCATTGCCTGCTAACCTGTCCACTGACTCGGGCACACTTACCCTTGCTGGACGTCGAGAAAACCTCCTCTGCTTGTGTGTCTGTTTTCCTGACAGAGTGACAGTGATGCCGTAGCCTGATCAGCATTCTGGCCCATGACAGGTTTGATTGGAGCAGGAGGCTGTGTATGTAGTGTGCTCTGTTTCTGTGTTATTACGAGCTGCAGATAATGGCCGTGAAAGCGTTAAATGTTGATACATGAGATGATAGTCTCCATTTTTTTTCCTTCACTGGAGCATATTACCGACTTGGTATGAAAACATGATTGCTGTCTTGGCAGATGGACCGGCGGAGGATTTATACGGCATGTTCATCAACAAAGTTCGGCGCGAGCGCCCGCCGGAGATGCTAGAAGAAGTCAGGGGGTGAGCGAATAATTTGTCACAGTCTTGGTGCCACCAAGACGCAGCCTTGGCAGACTTTCCTGCTGCTGCCTTCTGACTGTCGCTAAAATGTATGTGCAGGCTTACAAAGTGGGTGCCGCCACCTGTTAAGATGACAAGAAGCTTTGTTGAGGAGAACATCAACAGGTCCCGGAAGAGGATGGATGTCGCTGCCTTGGACATGCTGCAGTTCCATTGGTATGCTTGTGTGGCTTGCTGATTTGGTATCATAATGTGTTTGTACCATCTCATCTTCATTGTCAATGCAAATTGCAAAGTGAAGCCTTCGATGAAATTTGGAAATGGATCTCTGTTGATAATCAGCAGTGAACATCCTGTCAAGTTTATAACTCAGTTTCAGTATTTTGGCACATTCAGTAAACTCCCAAACATGAGAAGTGTTATTTTCTTTAAAGCTTTTGACCCCGTTGAGTACTTTTTTTCGGGAGGATGCTCGGAACAATTGCATCATATAACTATTGCCACAGGTGCTAATTTTTCTGACCCTTTATCACAAAACAGGTGGGACTACGCAAATCCCGGATATCTAGATGCACTAAAGCACATCACCGACCTCAAGGAGGAAGGTAATATTTTGAACCTTGACTGGATAATAATAGTTCACTTGTGTACTCATCTCTTACACTCTTGTGGTTTTTTACTGTGAATGAACTCTTACATCATGCCCTTTTCTGTTATGGAAATTCTGAAGGCAAGATAAAGACTGTAGCTCTGACGAACTTCGATACAGAGAGGCTGCAAATAATCCTAGAAAATGGAATACCAATTGTCAGCAACCAGGTATTTATATGACTGCTTACTTACCTCATGCATGATGTATATTCCATTACTACTGTCGATGATCATATGGTCCTCAGATAAAATATGGAGAGATGTTGTAATTGCCAGGTTCAACATTCTATTGTGGATATGCGCCCGCAGAAAAAGATGGCAGAGCTTTGTGAGCTTACCGGAGTCAAGCTTATCACGTTTGCTCCCTCCCCTCCATCCCTTTTTGTTCTTCTCCTTGAGTACAGGATTGCTTGAAGTTTAGGAGATTATTCTTGGATGCAGGTATGGCACGGTGATGGGTGGCCTATTGTCCGAGAAGTTCCTCGACACCAACATCAACATACCTTTTGCTGGACCTCCTCTGAATACCCCATCCCTGCAGAAGTATAAGAGGGTGAGAATTTCTTAATCCTTTCAGTTCAACGTGTTGCCCACCTTCCGGTCTTCTCTTGCTGTTCTCATTGTTGAACGTACGACAGATGATCGACGCTTGGGGTGGCTGGAGCCTGTTCCAGGCTCTGCTCCAGACCTTGAAGAAGGTGTCACTGAAACACGGCATCCCGATCTCAACTGTCGCTGTACGATACATACTGAACCAGGTAATCCTCCATCTTCCTCCACATCTTCATCGTACATTTCTCCCTCTGGAAAAGGAATATCTTCATTGTATTGGCCTCGAGATCTATCATCTCATCTCTGTTTGCTCATGATATTCGCCATAACTCATGACTGCTGACACTGTGATTGTTCTTGGGGACAGACATCGGTGGCTGGTTCAATGGTGGGCGTGAGGCTGGGTCTGTCGGAGCACATCAGGGACACCAACGCCATCCTGTCGCTGCTGCTGGACGAGGAGGACATGGGCAGCATCACCGAGGCGTCGCAGCGGGGCAGGAACCTGATGGAGGTCATCGGAGACTGCGGCGACGAGTACAGAGCCTAGTGACTTTCACATGGCCGGGGATCGAGTCTCGATCCTCGATCCCCCCAGCATGTGCTCCCACAACGATACATAACATACCACCTTAACAAATGAGAGTGACAATCATGGAGAGGAAAAACTTTCAGTGGCATggagacagatagacagagagaCAAGGAGGATCATGTGCTCCACCGAAAGCAGCGGCGAATGTGGTGGTGGATAGATCTCCCTGGCCAACAGGGAGCATATCCCGGCCTTGGAGACCGATCTGATCATGGCATAATATTGTATTTCAATTCTAGTAGTATAAAATTGTTGGAATCATGGTGTTGGTGGTGATGCTTGCCGTGCAAATTGTTATTAGTTGCTCCTCTGTTTGGGAATATACGAGGATCTGCGCAATGAGATATGGTCGACAATACTGCGAAATTTGACCATTGTTCTTCGTTAAAAATGTGTATGTACAGAAATATTAAAGCAAACAATGGTGTTTTCATGGTACCTGTCAttaatgaaaaaaagaagaagctaTTTTTATTGATATGTTTTGCGAGTGGTGAATATGTTTTGTTTATATCAATGATAAATTTTATTTGAGGAGGTTTTCATACTAAGATGTTCTATGTTCTTTTGATATGTTCTTTTGAATATTGTTGATGTTCTatgttcatgcatttactgatttttatagctaaatgaccctgaaattgaaaagcaatacaaatgaactttgaaaaggttgaaagttggcatggtatcatcatttcatccacatagcatgtgctaaaaatttaagagggttacggcaaaaactagatgcactttgtgtataaaatggacaatctctttcgaagtatcagggtttcggatgaaaaccatacttttaaatagccggctatagctatAGCTGTTTGAGCATGCTGCCGCTAAATGATTTCATGTACAATTTGCCGCTATAGCCTCGATATAGCCCGCTATAGCTGTTTTTAAGGGTTGCCGCTATAtaccatagcccgctatttaaaacattgatgaaaactcgtatgttacaaaggcatttcattttctttaacttatttcaactccagacttttttgtgttcaacatgcaccattcaaatccacatcaacAATTTTtaacccttcctgacttcatttgttatttttcttgcatttactgattttttagctaaatgaccctgaaattgaaaaatacTAGTTATAGCTCTTTAGTCCCTGTTCCAGCCACAAGATGGGACTAAACGGG from Triticum aestivum cultivar Chinese Spring chromosome 4A, IWGSC CS RefSeq v2.1, whole genome shotgun sequence harbors:
- the LOC123087383 gene encoding flagellar radial spoke protein 5 isoform X1, whose translation is MLLCGRSGAGAVMATTAVIAGLPRLAPARGRRRRCTVAAAMGASGLEEGKGKTATVRSKASGDALEVCRVVNGMWQVSGASWGRAAPAAAVDAMLAYADGGLATFDMADIYGPAEDLYGMFINKVRRERPPEMLEEVRGLTKWVPPPVKMTRSFVEENINRSRKRMDVAALDMLQFHWWDYANPGYLDALKHITDLKEEGKIKTVALTNFDTERLQIILENGIPIVSNQVQHSIVDMRPQKKMAELCELTGVKLITYGTVMGGLLSEKFLDTNINIPFAGPPLNTPSLQKYKRMIDAWGGWSLFQALLQTLKKVSLKHGIPISTVAVRYILNQTSVAGSMVGVRLGLSEHIRDTNAILSLLLDEEDMGSITEASQRGRNLMEVIGDCGDEYRA
- the LOC123087383 gene encoding flagellar radial spoke protein 5 isoform X2 is translated as MSSSAARALSPAPPSPRRVRPARCAGFVGPAVESASPGARAATLASSRGGTDSSLAICRVLNGMWQTSGGWGRIDRADAVDAMLAYADAGLSTFDMADHYGPAEDLYGMFINKVRRERPPEMLEEVRGLTKWVPPPVKMTRSFVEENINRSRKRMDVAALDMLQFHWWDYANPGYLDALKHITDLKEEGKIKTVALTNFDTERLQIILENGIPIVSNQVQHSIVDMRPQKKMAELCELTGVKLITYGTVMGGLLSEKFLDTNINIPFAGPPLNTPSLQKYKRMIDAWGGWSLFQALLQTLKKVSLKHGIPISTVAVRYILNQTSVAGSMVGVRLGLSEHIRDTNAILSLLLDEEDMGSITEASQRGRNLMEVIGDCGDEYRA